The sequence AAGGGGCTGAAGGACGACAAGGAAGATGACGACCATTTTTGCTAGGGAGGgaggaacaccccccccctcGCCACCACAGGTCCagccaagttgggggggggcggagagagaggaaagagccGAGAAATGGCCCCCACCCCGTCCGAATGTCGCCTCATCCTCtactcccccctccttcctcatAGGAGCCATCACCCCCCCTGCCTCGTGTCTTCAtgctgtatttggggggggggcttttaatgtgactaaaaatggaggggggagggcCGCCACCCCCCCAGCTTTTAATCTTTATCTGCTGCTGCGTATCTTCTCCACAGATGGATTTTAACGCCACCGTCCTCGTCCATCCCCCTCTCCCAAATTTTTGTCTAACGCACTGGAACATTTATTGGGCATTATCGTCTGACTGtcgtatcccccccccaaagcaccacGTTGTGTGTGTCTAATCTCTCtgggcaaccccccctccccacctgctcTTTATATAAATGtcttatttttaaatgctgttttaACTGGTTAGGGAAAACAATTGGTCAGTTGAACTTTCTcctctttcccttttaaaaaaatcaatggggGCTGGGAGGCCTAttctgtctgtctcccccccccctctttttcaaaaaagcccccccccccggagatgtGCCTCTGCTGGCCAAGGGGGTGTGAGCTGAGCCCGTCTGCCTGGGATTGGGGACCCCTCCCCATGCCCCCAAATGCCGAAGGGGGCAGGTGTGTGCCAACGTCTCTGTGCTTTGTGCCCagtcgcccccccaaaaaaaccccttgcAGGGCTGCCCCCCTGTACAAACAGGTGCAGGGCAGGCAATGCGTGTaaaaaggaattttaaaaaggCCATTATTGTTTCCTACATTGTCTGAGCAGAGAGCaacaaatgaaaattaaaaaacGGTTAACAGATGTCTGGAAGTTTTTATTAAGTGGTTTGAGCATTAAAAACGGGGAGGGGGTGTGGGAGAAGTGGAAAGGGGGCTCCTGTGAAAATAGCAGCCCCCCTGCCAGAGATTCTCAGATCTGCAGCAAGGACTCCCCACTTTTGCTGCACCGCTGTGGGGCCAGATGGTCCCTGACCCCCAAGTTTTGCAAGAAGGAAGACCCTCACCCGCAGAAGAGCTATGTGGGGCTTTCGGTACCCGCCCAACCCTGGGGGGGGCCTTGAGGCCATTCTACCCCTGACCCCCAAAAACTTGAAGACTCCAGGGTTGTGGAGTGTGGCTTAGCCCCCTTTTCCTGAGCAATTCACACAACCAGCACGCTCTCCGTGACATGAGGTCCAGGTAAAGAATCAAGGTGCCATTGCAAGCGTGCCGTGACCACTGAGCAAGCCGACCGACGGCCGTGCAAACGTTCTCAGAAAGGGCCAGGCTGCATTCACGGGGCGGGGGCTGCCTCGGGAATTGGACCTGCAGCGAGAAAGAGGGGGCCAAGTTAAGGACCTGGAGGAAGTTCGCTGCCCCACGGACTCCCTGGGAAGGAGGGACAAGGCTACCTGCAGCTGCGCGCTGACCCGGAGGGGATGAGGCCCGAGGGGGGCTGGACTCTGCTGGTCCTGCTTCTGAAACCTAGAAGGAGGGGAAGGAGCGCTAAGAACCGCAGGATTGAGGGGGAACCCCAGGAACCGCAGTTCAGGCATTCCTGACAGGCGGCCACCCAAACTGCTTGAAGACCCCCAACAAAAGAAAAAGGTTCTTCCTGAcgttagctggaatctccttgtaaattgaagccattgcctcaagTCCTCTCCTctggaggtcctcctccgagggccttctggcggttccctccctgcgagaagtgaggttacagggaaccaggcagagggccttcttggtggtggcacctgccctgtggaacgccctcccaccagatgtcaaagagaacaacaactattttacttttagaagacatctgaaggcagccctgtttagggaagcttttaatgtttgacacactattgtattttaatattttgttggaagccgccaactATTTTtagggagcaggagaaaaccagcttgctccatcttccctgggacagcccttcagatatttgatggTTCTCatctctcctctttcccaggctaaacttccccagctccttcaaccattcctcataaggcctggtttccatcCCCtctttcagcttgtcaacatccttcttaaattgtgatgtccagaactggacacaggccTCCAGGtggggcctgaccaaggcagaataaagcggCATTATTCCTTCCCGTGATCTGGACACTCGACTCCTGTTGCTGCAGCTAGGATAGTATTCACCTTCTTTGCTGCTGCGTCACACCACTGGCTCACGGTCTACCAAGCCCCTTGGTCGTTTGCAAGATCGCAATAAACCGAGATCAAATGGTACAAGAATACAGTTTGATGCTTTCCTAGAAACCTTCCGCCCTGGAAGAATCTCGCCTGAAAGGTGGGGCGCACATTACTTGACTAAATATGCCCCCCCGCCACACCCACCTTTGAGCTGCTTCCACCTTCTGTGCTGGTTTCCTCGCAAGACGTGCTGTCGCTGGGAGACAATTCTGCAGCTGCCGGCCTGGGAATCCTGCGTTGAGAGAGAGGGGAAGACCATGTTGGGGGCAGGCAGTAGGGTGCCCCACTTTCCTAAGAAAAACGGGGGGTCTTTCAGAGCAAAGGCAGGGCCAGCCTCTGCAAACTGGCTCTTCTTCGAAAACGACACCCTGCTTTCCCTGCAGAGGGAAattgaaaacatttaaaactgtGAAAAACAAAACGCTCAATCTAGGattctcctcccttggaggtttttaagcagggtcGAGGGATTTCAATACcgctttacattttaaaaacatctctAAGCGGTCTACAAAAAACAGGCAACTTAAAGTGTTGCAAAAACACACAAGTTTAATTTTTTAACAATAATTCAAAGGTTTGGTAGCCGTCTGCCATGAATATTTCAGTTGCAATACCTGCATTGTAAGGGCTGCACCAGAGGGCCCTCGCCATCCTTCCAGCCTTTCAATTCTGTGATttgttaattgcatttttatcctgctgCTCTCTTCTATTTTTTAAGACATAAAGGACCAGACCCGGGTCAATGCACACAGAGCGGTCAGCCAAGACGCAGGATCCCAGCGTGACTGACACAGgataattctattattattattactgctactactaatCTTAAGGGCCTGGTCCATAGAAAAGGGATGGGAAGCTTCAGGGGCTGCCATCGGTTTCCCCACTGAAAATCAGAGGTGCTCAGGGCCCAGAGAAGGTTGGGGAAAAGCCAGGTGCCCTCCAGGACTCCTCGGATTGGCACCATGATGAAGGGCGAGGTGCAGAATGCCCACCTCCCTTCTCAAAGCAGCCCAACCCCACAGCTTCCTGGAGCTGGGaatggctcccccctccccataaggCGGGCCTTGAAGCAGCTGCCCCCTCCATCACAAAACGGGGAGAGAAAGGCACCCCAAAACCTTCTGCCAGGACTGATAACCCCCACTGAAGGCCCCAAGGGGAGCccctcctcctgttctcccaggggccaaatgccccCAAGAACTGAGGAATGGAGGTAGACTGCATCtggagctggaggttccccaAGGACACCATGGCTGGGTCAGGGCAACGGGGGCCACCTAGTCCCGCCTCCTGgcctcgcagtggccaaccaaatgcccatcATGGGAACCCGCAGGCAGGATCCGGGTgaaagagcaactctcccttcctgcggctttggcaactgggattcagaagcacggcCGCCTCCAACTGCGGAGACGGAGTAGACCCACCGATGGCCCATGAATCTGCCTCGCCTCCCCCTTTCACCGCTGCCTCCTGTTCCGCAGTTCAACTCCGCGCTGCGTGCCAGAGTGGCCCAGGGAGCTTCAAGGCCGAGCAGGGGTGGCAGCCCCACTAGAGAGGGACACCCCCTTGGCCTCCCTCAGGAAAAGGAGACGGACTCACATGCCGGCCGCTTCCCTCGCCTCCTGCAGCTTCTCTTGGAGGCGCCGGACTCTCCGCTGGTacctggggtgggagagagacggAGTCGGGGCTGCAGTGGATTCCAGGGAAGAAAAGTCTTGTGCAAAGAGGGCAGCATATGAATTCTAACCCAAATGTCTTGGCACtccaatgttttggctcctgaacgccgcaaacccggaagtgagtgttttggtttgcgaatGTTGGTTGGAACCCGGACATCCGACAGGGCTCCAAACGcattgtaaggagtctctatgggagtatattgtatttaaaaatggggtatcagttTTTAGGgagctaaccaggttgggatagcaggcttgttgagttttgaatgtcttatgtagatttttcaatttcgttgttctgtatgggaaaatgacaataaagattatcgtattgtattgaGCTTGCTGCAGCCACGTGgaatattttggaagtcaaatggacttccgttCGGCTTCCGACGTACAACCGCACCTCCACAGCCCCCCGCCTGAGCATCTTTCCGGACAGAGCCCCTCCGCTCACCGTTCGTGCTGCTCATTGGCCTGGTTCAGCCGGCCGGCCTCCAGCGCCTTCTCGCGCACCCAGCACGCCTCCAGCTCCTCCCTTTTCCGCTGCGCCTCCCGCATGAGTCCCTGGGCCTCAGCCAGCTCCCGGCGCAGCCCCTTGGCCTCCTGGGAAAGCGCCCAGGCCTGGCACTGTGCCTCCTCGTGCCGGCGGGTCAGGGCAGCCAGATCCTGGGCCAGGCGCCTCGTCCTGCGGAGGGGCAGAAAGCACCGGATCCTAGAGAAAGCCAGGAGGGacacccaggggtcatccagcctaACCCCCGCCGATGAAAGATTTCATTTTCTAACGTTTTGTGGGCTTCCTGGTGAATTTTGCAGCAAAGACGGGGGGGACGGAGGAAGGAAAGCTGCTGGGATGCAATGCCGGCGAACCAGCTGCACCCAGCTTCTTTCAAAGGctgagcccccctcccctcccgcaCCTGGGAGGCCAGAGAGACCAAGACTCCTACTTTGCCCGCTGCTCCTTGTTCTCTGCCTCCGCCTCCCTCAGGATGTCCGTCAGGAGGGCGACCCGCTGGTGCAACTGCAAAGCAAGCGCAGCACTTATTCATTTCTCTCCCGCATTTGCACCCCTACGTTTTTTGTCCCGggagcagagattgggtggctgtctgagATGTCAGCCTTGAGATTCcagcactgcaaggggttggactagatgacccctgggagcTCCTCCCGCCCCACAATTCCATAATCTGACGGAGCCACAGGAGCTGGCCCTGATCCAGGCCCTCGCGGAGCCTCCActcacctcctctctctctttccggaGTTCGATCAGCTCCATCTCCTGCTGCACCCGGACGGAGGCCACTTCCTGGGGGGGCCTGAAAAAAGCCAGAAGGGGGGGACTaggcagaattagataaactaacaggtaggattcgaaacctgcgggatcagagattctcagaggactggagtaaacatatgaactatttgaaaagtaattgtgatgaacagttTTGCaaggtggattatttgaaatattagAAGACTACgaaaagaattattagttaaggataattaaacgCAACATAGAAATtatgaaatgcagaataagtgataaagaatggaaaatcttcagaggtgcTGACAGAAGTCTAAAACATGTTATAATAAaatatgttgtatgactgttggaactgatatgttaaaaaatcaataaaaatgtatgaaaaagaaggaaaaagccaGAAGAGGACCCCCCCCCAGTTCAGCAAACGCCCGTCCTCCCCCCATGCCAGCACCCCACCCTGCGCACTCACCGGCAGGACCCCACAGCCGCCGGCCACtgcccctcctcctccgccgctgtCAGCAGGGTCTGCAGAGCGTCCAGGCGGCCATACAGCTTTTCATCTGGAAGAGCAAGAAGGAGCGTCTCAGGAGGGGCTGGGAAGGAAGGAGTCTCTGGGCAAAGGGGCTTTTAGAAAGAGCAGCCCCACCCACCCTAGGCCTCCACTGCCCCGCTTGCCTCTCCAAAGGCTGGGGAGAGAAAgcaacttcttcatgcagcatgccgttaacctgcggaactccctcccacaggaggtagcAAAATGGCCACCGacctggacggctttaaaagagaattgggcaATTTTGCAGCGGAGGACAGgcctgtcagtggctactagcgaGAATGAAGGCCCTTTGCTGGAAATCAcggggagagctgctcttgtgttcgaa comes from Podarcis raffonei isolate rPodRaf1 chromosome 13, rPodRaf1.pri, whole genome shotgun sequence and encodes:
- the LOC128400475 gene encoding autophagy-related protein 16-like isoform X3: MPGAGWRQHVRAELQRRERRARGLRLLLERHEKLYGRLDALQTLLTAAEEEGQWPAAVGSCRPPQEVASVRVQQEMELIELRKEREELHQRVALLTDILREAEAENKEQRAKTRRLAQDLAALTRRHEEAQCQAWALSQEAKGLRRELAEAQGLMREAQRKREELEACWVREKALEAGRLNQANEQHERYQRRVRRLQEKLQEAREAAGMIPRPAAAELSPSDSTSCEETSTEGGSSSKFLSQRICLPVKNSPAKLAHLL
- the LOC128400475 gene encoding autophagy-related protein 16-like isoform X2; the encoded protein is MPGAGWRQHVRAELQRRERRARGLRLLLERHEKLYGRLDALQTLLTAAEEEGQWPAAVGSCRPPQEVASVRVQQEMELIELRKEREELHQRVALLTDILREAEAENKEQRAKTRRLAQDLAALTRRHEEAQCQAWALSQEAKGLRRELAEAQGLMREAQRKREELEACWVREKALEAGRLNQANEQHERYQRRVRRLQEKLQEAREAAGMIPRPAAAELSPSDSTSCEETSTEGGSSSKVSEAGPAESSPPRASSPPGQRAAAGPIPEAAPAP
- the LOC128400475 gene encoding autophagy-related protein 16-like isoform X4, which produces MELIELRKEREELHQRVALLTDILREAEAENKEQRAKTRRLAQDLAALTRRHEEAQCQAWALSQEAKGLRRELAEAQGLMREAQRKREELEACWVREKALEAGRLNQANEQHERYQRRVRRLQEKLQEAREAAGMIPRPAAAELSPSDSTSCEETSTEGGSSSKVQFPRQPPPRECSLALSENVCTAVGRLAQWSRHACNGTLILYLDLMSRRACWLCELLRKRGLSHTPQPWSLQVFGGQG
- the LOC128400475 gene encoding autophagy-related protein 16-like isoform X1, whose amino-acid sequence is MPGAGWRQHVRAELQRRERRARGLRLLLERHEKLYGRLDALQTLLTAAEEEGQWPAAVGSCRPPQEVASVRVQQEMELIELRKEREELHQRVALLTDILREAEAENKEQRAKTRRLAQDLAALTRRHEEAQCQAWALSQEAKGLRRELAEAQGLMREAQRKREELEACWVREKALEAGRLNQANEQHERYQRRVRRLQEKLQEAREAAGMIPRPAAAELSPSDSTSCEETSTEGGSSSKVQFPRQPPPRECSLALSENVCTAVGRLAQWSRHACNGTLILYLDLMSRRACWLCELLRKRGLSHTPQPWSLQVFGGQG